One window from the genome of Entelurus aequoreus isolate RoL-2023_Sb linkage group LG04, RoL_Eaeq_v1.1, whole genome shotgun sequence encodes:
- the si:dkey-201i24.3 gene encoding uncharacterized protein si:dkey-201i24.3 isoform X1 translates to MTVEWKVHAGEVDLQLCRSRLQLFNLVGGACRTDPTGVNPLLAAVDQTPGQVMPTHPLLPCLLRDALTGSSRTTLIYFLQPQGDMDGETLSALSLAEKVQRLSTKAAACCWRPGETERELRGCVTTLRRVMMAKAGSEACDDTLRLAELVQNLQIVKDQAWERRRKESEGIQFKCAALSGKSLDTPSLQEELRQEMEAHIKEDRESVEKVQERITKILQVRESLREKKTAAIKCDLCLQQLEGRHAHGRRRQVKELGGRLIQQEVEKMEQDLAKEQLPSHGVQRDLLVLSRERQVLVLQMEALRAEAQQAQKDLQDHNEKHQSEMHELREESLQVLRRFHESSEDVRRISEVRYRSVILEAVQDAVYLSAQNQQLQADNKQLLHGFLFFFYCSSGRVKGHTNQERSSHLCIFLKT, encoded by the exons ATGACGGTGGAGTGGAAAGTCCACGCAGGTGAGGTGGACTTGCAGTTATGCCGCAGCAGGCTGCAGCTGTTCAACCTGGTGGGAGGAGCCTGCAGGACTGACCCCACAGG GGTCAACCCACTGTTGGCGGCCGTGGATCAAACCCCAGGCCAAGTCATGCCAACACACCCGCTCTTGCCTTGCCTGCTACGTGACGCACTAACAGGAAGTAGCAGGACCACTCTCATCTACTTCCTCCAACCCCAAG GCGACATGGACGGCGAGACTCTGTCTGCTTTGTCTTTGGCTGAAAAAGTCCAGCGTCTGTCAACGAAGGCCGCGGCGTGCTGCTGGCGTCCTGGGGAAACGGAGCGAGAGCTCCGAGGCTGCGTTACGACGCTGAGACGCGTGATGATGGCGAAGGCAGGAAGTGAGGCGTGTGATGATACACTCAGGCTGGCTGAGCTCGTACAAAACCTGCAG ATTGTCAAAGACCAGGCGTGGGAGAGGAGGAGGAAAGAATCAGAGGGCATTCAATTTAAG tgtgcggccctcagtggaaaaagtttggacacccctagctTACAGGAAGAGCTGAGGCAGGAAATGGAAGCTCACATCAAAG AAGACAGAGAGAGTGTAGAAAAAGTCCAGGAGCGAATAACAAAGATCCTGCAAGTGAGGGAATCTCTCCGAGAGAAGAAGACAGCTGCAATTAAGTGTGACCTCTGCCTGCAA CAGCTGGAAGGGCGCCATGCACACGGGCGTAGGAGGCAAGTGAAGGAGCTCGGCGGGAGATTAATTCAGCAGGAGGTGGAGAAGATGGAGCAAGACTTGGCAAAAGAGCAGCTTCCA AGCCATGGAGTGCAGAGAGATCTGCTGGTGCTGAGCAGAGAGAGGCAGGTTCTGGTGCTGCAGATGGAGGCCCTGAGAGCTGAGGCCCAGCAGGCCCAGAAAGACCTGCAGGACCACAATGAAAAGCACCAAAGTGAGATGCATGAGCTGAGGGAAGAAAGCCTGCAG GTGTTGAGGAGGTTCCATGAGTCAAGCGAGGATGTGAGGAGGATATCAGAGGTGCGATACAGAAGTGTGATCCTGGAGGCGGTGCAGGATGCGGTCTATCTGTCTGCTCAGAACCAGCAGCTACAAGCTGACAACAAACAACTGCTTCACG gctttcttttttttttctactgcaGCTCTGGGAGAGTTAAAGGACACACTAACCAAGAGAGGTCTTCACACCTCTGCATTTTCCTTAAAACATGA
- the si:dkey-201i24.3 gene encoding uncharacterized protein si:dkey-201i24.3 isoform X2 — MTVEWKVHAGEVDLQLCRSRLQLFNLVGGACRTDPTGVNPLLAAVDQTPGQVMPTHPLLPCLLRDALTGSSRTTLIYFLQPQGDMDGETLSALSLAEKVQRLSTKAAACCWRPGETERELRGCVTTLRRVMMAKAGSEACDDTLRLAELVQNLQIVKDQAWERRRKESEGIQFKCAALSGKSLDTPSLQEELRQEMEAHIKEDRESVEKVQERITKILQVRESLREKKTAAIKCDLCLQQLEGRHAHGRRRQVKELGGRLIQQEVEKMEQDLAKEQLPSHGVQRDLLVLSRERQVLVLQMEALRAEAQQAQKDLQDHNEKHQSEMHELREESLQVLRRFHESSEDVRRISEVRYRSVILEAVQDAVYLSAQNQQLQADNKQLLHALGELKDTLTKRGLHTSAFSLKHD; from the exons ATGACGGTGGAGTGGAAAGTCCACGCAGGTGAGGTGGACTTGCAGTTATGCCGCAGCAGGCTGCAGCTGTTCAACCTGGTGGGAGGAGCCTGCAGGACTGACCCCACAGG GGTCAACCCACTGTTGGCGGCCGTGGATCAAACCCCAGGCCAAGTCATGCCAACACACCCGCTCTTGCCTTGCCTGCTACGTGACGCACTAACAGGAAGTAGCAGGACCACTCTCATCTACTTCCTCCAACCCCAAG GCGACATGGACGGCGAGACTCTGTCTGCTTTGTCTTTGGCTGAAAAAGTCCAGCGTCTGTCAACGAAGGCCGCGGCGTGCTGCTGGCGTCCTGGGGAAACGGAGCGAGAGCTCCGAGGCTGCGTTACGACGCTGAGACGCGTGATGATGGCGAAGGCAGGAAGTGAGGCGTGTGATGATACACTCAGGCTGGCTGAGCTCGTACAAAACCTGCAG ATTGTCAAAGACCAGGCGTGGGAGAGGAGGAGGAAAGAATCAGAGGGCATTCAATTTAAG tgtgcggccctcagtggaaaaagtttggacacccctagctTACAGGAAGAGCTGAGGCAGGAAATGGAAGCTCACATCAAAG AAGACAGAGAGAGTGTAGAAAAAGTCCAGGAGCGAATAACAAAGATCCTGCAAGTGAGGGAATCTCTCCGAGAGAAGAAGACAGCTGCAATTAAGTGTGACCTCTGCCTGCAA CAGCTGGAAGGGCGCCATGCACACGGGCGTAGGAGGCAAGTGAAGGAGCTCGGCGGGAGATTAATTCAGCAGGAGGTGGAGAAGATGGAGCAAGACTTGGCAAAAGAGCAGCTTCCA AGCCATGGAGTGCAGAGAGATCTGCTGGTGCTGAGCAGAGAGAGGCAGGTTCTGGTGCTGCAGATGGAGGCCCTGAGAGCTGAGGCCCAGCAGGCCCAGAAAGACCTGCAGGACCACAATGAAAAGCACCAAAGTGAGATGCATGAGCTGAGGGAAGAAAGCCTGCAG GTGTTGAGGAGGTTCCATGAGTCAAGCGAGGATGTGAGGAGGATATCAGAGGTGCGATACAGAAGTGTGATCCTGGAGGCGGTGCAGGATGCGGTCTATCTGTCTGCTCAGAACCAGCAGCTACAAGCTGACAACAAACAACTGCTTCACG CTCTGGGAGAGTTAAAGGACACACTAACCAAGAGAGGTCTTCACACCTCTGCATTTTCCTTAAAACATGACTGA
- the si:dkey-201i24.3 gene encoding uncharacterized protein si:dkey-201i24.3 isoform X3 yields MTTGCWMTTQDKTQVNPLLAAVDQTPGQVMPTHPLLPCLLRDALTGSSRTTLIYFLQPQGDMDGETLSALSLAEKVQRLSTKAAACCWRPGETERELRGCVTTLRRVMMAKAGSEACDDTLRLAELVQNLQIVKDQAWERRRKESEGIQFKCAALSGKSLDTPSLQEELRQEMEAHIKEDRESVEKVQERITKILQVRESLREKKTAAIKCDLCLQQLEGRHAHGRRRQVKELGGRLIQQEVEKMEQDLAKEQLPSHGVQRDLLVLSRERQVLVLQMEALRAEAQQAQKDLQDHNEKHQSEMHELREESLQVLRRFHESSEDVRRISEVRYRSVILEAVQDAVYLSAQNQQLQADNKQLLHGFLFFFYCSSGRVKGHTNQERSSHLCIFLKT; encoded by the exons atgacgacgggttgctggatgacgacacaagACAAGACACA GGTCAACCCACTGTTGGCGGCCGTGGATCAAACCCCAGGCCAAGTCATGCCAACACACCCGCTCTTGCCTTGCCTGCTACGTGACGCACTAACAGGAAGTAGCAGGACCACTCTCATCTACTTCCTCCAACCCCAAG GCGACATGGACGGCGAGACTCTGTCTGCTTTGTCTTTGGCTGAAAAAGTCCAGCGTCTGTCAACGAAGGCCGCGGCGTGCTGCTGGCGTCCTGGGGAAACGGAGCGAGAGCTCCGAGGCTGCGTTACGACGCTGAGACGCGTGATGATGGCGAAGGCAGGAAGTGAGGCGTGTGATGATACACTCAGGCTGGCTGAGCTCGTACAAAACCTGCAG ATTGTCAAAGACCAGGCGTGGGAGAGGAGGAGGAAAGAATCAGAGGGCATTCAATTTAAG tgtgcggccctcagtggaaaaagtttggacacccctagctTACAGGAAGAGCTGAGGCAGGAAATGGAAGCTCACATCAAAG AAGACAGAGAGAGTGTAGAAAAAGTCCAGGAGCGAATAACAAAGATCCTGCAAGTGAGGGAATCTCTCCGAGAGAAGAAGACAGCTGCAATTAAGTGTGACCTCTGCCTGCAA CAGCTGGAAGGGCGCCATGCACACGGGCGTAGGAGGCAAGTGAAGGAGCTCGGCGGGAGATTAATTCAGCAGGAGGTGGAGAAGATGGAGCAAGACTTGGCAAAAGAGCAGCTTCCA AGCCATGGAGTGCAGAGAGATCTGCTGGTGCTGAGCAGAGAGAGGCAGGTTCTGGTGCTGCAGATGGAGGCCCTGAGAGCTGAGGCCCAGCAGGCCCAGAAAGACCTGCAGGACCACAATGAAAAGCACCAAAGTGAGATGCATGAGCTGAGGGAAGAAAGCCTGCAG GTGTTGAGGAGGTTCCATGAGTCAAGCGAGGATGTGAGGAGGATATCAGAGGTGCGATACAGAAGTGTGATCCTGGAGGCGGTGCAGGATGCGGTCTATCTGTCTGCTCAGAACCAGCAGCTACAAGCTGACAACAAACAACTGCTTCACG gctttcttttttttttctactgcaGCTCTGGGAGAGTTAAAGGACACACTAACCAAGAGAGGTCTTCACACCTCTGCATTTTCCTTAAAACATGA
- the slc35a4 gene encoding probable UDP-sugar transporter protein SLC35A4: MIVIRSERARHRRRWLTRLQWGALLCVMVFIYGSHAPLIALSKVDQRVPFDPSSCVVMIELTKLLVSFAAFAATDGASASLARPSPALAAPYAVPAALYALNNNLVVLMQAYMDPSSFQVLSNLKIAATALLYSLCLGRRLRRGQWFSLGLLMAAGACHSYSSLAPAEGAAARLYITAWGLFLMSVYCCVSGLAAVYTERTLKSQNLPLSQQNLYLYAFGVLINGMSSLSALASDKSFLEGYSWPVWAIIAGQAANGLLMSVVLKHGSGITRLFVISCSMLVNALLSWTFLGLQLTFFFLLPVSMVGLAAYLYYT; encoded by the coding sequence ATGATTGTGATCCGGAGTGAGAGGGCGAGGCACAGGAGACGGTGGCTCACGAGGCTCCAATGGGGGGCCCTCTTGTGCGTGATGGTATTCATCTACGGCTCTCACGCGCCTCTCATCGCTCTGAGCAAAGTGGACCAGCGCGTGCCCTTTGACCCCTCCTCTTGCGTGGTCATGATCGAGCTGACCAAGCTGCTCGTCTCGTTCGCCGCTTTCGCCGCAACCGACGGTGCGTCCGCCTCGCTTGCCCGTCCCTCCCCGGCCCTGGCGGCCCCGTACGCCGTCCCCGCCGCGCTGTACGCCCTCAACAACAACCTGGTGGTCCTCATGCAGGCCTACATGGATCCCAGCTCCTTCCAGGTCCTCAGCAACCTTAAAATCGCCGCCACGGCTCTGCTTTACTCACTGTGTCTCGGCAGGAGGCTGCGCCGGGGTCAGTGGTTCAGTCTGGGGCTCCTGATGGCGGCGGGAGCGTGCCACAGCTACAGCAGCCTGGCTCCAGCGGAGGGGGCGGCGGCCAGGCTTTACATCACCGCATGGGGGCTCTTCCTCATGTCGGTGTACTGCTGCGTCTCTGGGCTGGCGGCTGTTTACACAGAAAGGACGCTGAAGAGCCAAAATCTTCCACTCAGCCAACAGAACCTCTACCTCTATGCGTTTGGTGTGCTCATCAACGGGATGTCGTCCCTCTCCGCCCTGGCGAGCGACAAGAGCTTCCTAGAAGGATACTCCTGGCCCGTTTGGGCCATCATTGCAGGGCAGGCGGCGAACGGCCTCCTGATGTCCGTGGTGCTGAAGCACGGCAGCGGCATCACGCGACTATTCGTCATCTCCTGTTCCATGCTGGTCAATGCCTTGTTGTCCTGGACCTTCTTAGGGCTGCAGCTCACCTTCTTCTTCCTTCTGCCCGTTTCCATGGTCGGCCTGGCAGCTTACCTTTACTACACATAG